From Venturia canescens isolate UGA chromosome 3, ASM1945775v1, whole genome shotgun sequence:
CACTTTTGAAACACCCGACGGAGCCGTCTGGACAGCGATTCTACTTACGTATGCCGCGCACATCGCTGGATAAACGTCGAAACCTGGCGTCACGTAGTATTGGGACCAAAGAAACATTTTCGTCGAAAATGCCAAATAAGAAGCGGAGCTCAGGTACAGAAAGCAGCCGAGAGCGTTGAACATCATCTCCTGGAAAAGTAATCACGCGCTGCTGCACTCCACCCTCCACGACAAAATAAAATGCCTCCTATTTTTCGCTCTTTCTTGCTCCCTCGGAATTAGGACTATCGTTATCGCGGTGCTGCAAATTCGCGAAAAAGTTATCGGACGACGGGACCCTGGAGGGGAAAGTCCTTGCGAGGACTCCGCTCAGGATcgtggaaaattgaaaatgaaaccgTGGACGCTCTTCGAGGTCACatttgcacttggacttttcaaaattttttatcccaTCCATGAGTGTATGGAATTAATGTCACAACGAGACTTTTCAGGGGTAACGAttccttagtaatcgattacaatcatttaaaattgaaaaaatcaagttttattatagaaaatgggcaaattgaagaaaggaatttcGAAGTTCTAAACACGGGATTTTCgcgggtgcaaatttgcagcAGTGTCGTGTCTGCGGGTTATTAATTTATGACTGGACTTTTCGACGACTCGAAGAAACGGAACGTCGCGCACTGCATTCGGAgatgaaagataaaaaatcccCATTGAACCGTTTCTGTCGAACTCGATCGCGAAATTGAGTGCCCTCGGGACAACGATTCGTTGGATATTGTTGGAATCGAGCGAATGTTTGTTTTGCGTTACTAAAGTTTCGTCGATTTGCCAAAACCTCCATTCAAGATCCCTGAGCTACTTTCTCTACTCTCAAAAATATTTGGTCACTCCTCGCGTCATGAATATTTTCGTTGGAGAAGCAAAAAGTCTGTCAGCCAACGGAGTTTCGGGTTCGACGTAAAATCCCCTCAAAACTTACGAACAGCGAAGCTCTGATGAGTCTGTACGACTTTTCGGAGACAACGTAGCAGCCGAGCAGTATTGCGGATGTTAAAAAACAAGCGGACGATGTGGTCAAGGAACCTTCGAAGGCCGAGCCGATCGTCGCACTGTATCGGAGACCGTAATTAATTAAGAGACTCTGAATCAGTCCACTGATTATCtggaacacatttttttcaccgtggTCAATTTGAAGGCGAATAATTAATCGGGGCAGGGCCGAAACGAATGTTCCAAGTGCGctttccaaatttcattattgaagtttgaattttttttcgaaaaaaatatgttttttttgtacaacaCCCTCGTAAACTGAGATCAAATTTACTCACTGTCTCGCAGACCTTGAAGACGCCGGGCAACGTCTTGAGGAACTCAATGTGAATGCAAGTGCAGCATCTGCAAAAACAGCACTCGACGCCTCCCGCACCGTGAGTTCCGCCGGAAGCCATCCTGATCACTGGACCGCCGTTCTTCACCATGCTTTTGTTCCACGCGGGCTCGTACTGAAGGCGAATACGCTGAGGCGCTTGTAATTTAGTTCGTCGCCGCAATTCATTCACGCGACGAGTctctcaattattttcgtttgtgCTCGAGCTTCCGGTCGTTTTAATTCCCTAATTTTTTGTCTCCCTCGGTTTATTTGTAGCAAAAAACTGCGCTCCGGTTTCCTTGTTTGCAGATTCGACGGTTTTCGCGTTCGTTCGTTCCTCCTGCGCGTTCCTCTCGCCGAATTCCGCTTCTCGTCTCTCGCCGAAGATCGCTTTTGAAACGTCCGTAAATTCTCCCGATTCACTCAATTGGGAAATTCCCTTCGCGCTCTCTGTTCGACAAGCCcccgaaagaaactgaaaagtTCGGGGTGCTTAACGCGCCCGTCCACCGTGCACGCGTGTCGTTGCACCCCCCGCGTTGCTAGACACAGAACGTCGGAAGTGATGTCTATTTCTGGCACGCGCTCGAAAAATATCTTTGGGAACTGCTGCCGGCTGGCGCGAAAAAAACGCTGAAAATCATACGTGAAGAAATTTCTGAGGGGGTGGGACGAAGATGACGGATGCTCCCGGGTGAATTCTCGATCCTTTTTCCAAATCCGATTCGTTTTCTTTGAATCTTACTTCGAAAAGCGAATTGTGATCGATTTCACTTCTCAAAATCTTCCATCATTTTGACTCCTCTAAACatcatttttcacgattttgaCATCgttccaaatatttttctcttcgacactctattctgagttttcatTTTGCTCGATCGACCttgacctttttttccctcaaattcATACATTTATGAAACCAACGAATTTGAGTGGTTTTGTCATTTTTAATGATGAAAATGAGTTTGGACTTTGATCAGTTTTTGcctaaatttcattcgaactcGTAGTTACCGTCAGTCGGTCAGGATGACGTCCACGAGCATGTGAGGAAATCACTTTTACTGCTTACGATGCGATACCGTCGCAGAGAATTATCGATCGTTGGTAACGAAACGgcgaatcaattttttttcgaattttcaaaatcagccGAAATTgtattcgtttgaaaaatgtgtGAAAGACGGCAATTGGAGATTTCTGTTActaaaaacaaacgaaagcTTTTCCAATACAAataatctattttttttatttgctgtgtataaatattaaaatacatgtacaataaatataaatattcaaaagCATGTTGCCCATAAATATCTAGAGGCACACGAAGCTCCGGTTTTGTAAATGTTAATGTTTagcaaaatatttcgttgaatttgttttaaaaaaacgtagaaatatttttctatgtgGTTTTGAATTCGTGCTTAAGTTTACTGTTTGAGGAGATCAATGAATTCGTCACTTCGTTACATCCGTTTGTGCGTCATGccagaataaaaatttgaaaacatttcgaaaattctttcaGGAATTAAGCAATCGTTTTGGGCTTAtatgaaattgtataaaatCCTGATCGatgcaaaaattcaatgatGATTCGTCGGCTTATCTTGAAAGTGTAAATATTacggaaatatatttttccaaaaggTCTTCAGTATTGTAGAACTCTGTAAAAAATCGTGGAATCGATATTcttacgataaaaataaaacaccaAAATCTCTGctggattaaaaaaattacagactttttcaatatttataaataaagaaaaacaatggCACGAAATGACTGAACAGACTCGCATTGAGTTCTGCAAGGCACTATTTGACCATCAATTCAGACGTTTTACGACTTTATAGAAgtagaaattttcatgtttttctcacgatcaattttttaagttcAGTGTGCTCCCCACAAGTGTTCCCTTCTACGACAATATCGCATGAAAGTTTGATTGAGGCCAGTCTCTTTGatgttgcaataaaaaatctaaTCGATATTTAAGCAAGTGTCGAGTgtaattcattcgaaaaacgAAGGTTTTTACGAAACgacaaaatttcatgaaaattcgtagtGGCGTTCGgatatcgaaaaattgtcGGTTTTTTTGAAAGTGTACCGGAAGTAATTTAAAGTCCTCGATATGAGCGAAGAGCGAAGATGGTGCTGATGAAATAGAAGGCAGAATTGACCAATCCACagatctgaaaaaaaagatattttttctttgaaaaggAAGATTCTTTGATAACGATTCGAGTGAAAATCGAAGCACGACTTACACTCGCCCCCAGCAAACTTTCGTAATTGTAACTGCTCCGACGATAATTGTTAACTTTGATGAGGAGAGTCAACGAGGCTGCGAGGAGGAGACCAAAAGCTGCTGCGTGATAAACAACTTCCtgaaataacgaatgaacaaATGAGTTTTAAAAGTGTCGACAAAGCGAAATGCTTAAAAAGGTGACGGATAAAACGCTGATATACGCACGTAAATCGTTTTCGATATGATCGATTCGGTCGACAGCGATACCATGCAACTTAGAAGTAATAAAAACGTAGCTATCATGAACGTTGTTgtgatgagaaagaaaaactgaTTTTGAACATTGTAGGATCTATATTCGTTGTCGAAATCATGGCCAATTATACCGACGCAGACGATCCCGAGAatcttgaatgaaaaaaatcgacattgaCAAGCGGGCGATCGAGTGACCGATTTTCCATCGACGTACGAACTGGCGTTGCGTCAAAATTTACCATCGGAACTCACCAATTCGAGGACCTTCAAAATCCCACTGTAAGTTTTCAGGAAAGTGGTGTTAACGAAAATCGGCGAAGCATTTGTGGTGACCGTGGCCGTGCGAATCGTCACTGAGTGCGACATGATGCTGCTGCTTCCCTCGCGGTTTCCTGTCAACAAGTCAAACCACGTCAAAAACTTATTCCAACTCGTTCCTCTAGAATCTTTTCCGACCATCGCTGTCAGCATTCGGCAGGAATTTTATGACCAAGGTCAACTAACTTCTAACACATTCTGGACCTCGCGTTTCTCCATTCTCTCACGAATATCGATTGCTACGCCAATAATTTCATCGGACTCGTTAGAAAACCGGCAAACTTCAGCTAAAAATTCGTAGAGCCCACGAGCATAATGGGGCTCGATGTTCGAACCTGTGAAGCGATGACGCCGCGAAGCAAGGAGAGTTCCCAGTCAGTGGGTGCAAAGCGGGCCAAGGCTACGTTTTCGAGGAGCGAGTCACATCGCCCGAGACAAACCTCTCTCCGGTGTGGACTGCTCCCAAGCCGAAATAGCATTGACTTCAAAAATTCACACGCATGTGCACGCACACGCAGATATTTGTACGAGGTTGTCCTGGCGGATAAAAGCGACGAggggaacgaaaaaatggagttttGGGACTCGGCTTAAGAGGCTCCAAAGATATTGGACACGCCCTAAGGAGTTTtgtatgaaatgaaaaatcagtgATGTGCGTCGCACCCTTCGTGATCACGAGGATGAATCAGGGGAGGCTGGGAAAGCCATTGGCGGCCGTCTCTTCAACGATCGCTGTCAAAATTCAGCAAAATCGACAGCAAACGAATTTAGATTCGGTTCCAATGATTTTAAATCCATCACGAAATATCCGATGAGAGCAATCAATTGCTATTTGTCATTGAaccaaaaataattattcgatgTAACTTCCAGCCGCGGCACCGTTTTGTTTTTGCTGGGAGCTTCATTTCTGCTTGAATTCGTTGCGCACCCTCAATCAGCGGAAGCTAATAAAACATGACACGGTTCCGAGGAATTATCTACATTTTCGTGCTCACCGTCGGCTAGTCCAATTACGATATGGATTCGTTATCTTTCATTCTTTATCCAGAAGTATTGACCCGCGGAATGAGTCATTGTGcgagaaaatgtattttcgtaCCAATgccgttttatttttactttacGCGTAATGTTTGAGCGAATATTGTTTGGAATTCGAACTCCGGGCTGGCTGGTCGTTGAGGGAAAAACTTGGAGCGTATTCggcgaaaaatcgattgacgAAATGCGGTTTGCAAAAAAAGGAGGAaccggggaaaaaaacattgaaattttggCTTTCTCATCTACGAAACGAGCATTTGGACCGGAAGTGCCATCGCCGATTGAGTTTTCCATCCCACCGCTAACGCAAACAACAAACGGCAATGAACATTCTCGCGCTGTCATTatatttgacgaaaaaaattcagtttttttcacaaaccTTCTTCTGCTGTCTCAAGGTATTTGGCGACAAAGTTCGAGTCAAAATTCTCCAAGCTTTTCCGCtccaaaaaatggaaataatccGTAAAAATCACGATTCAACGGAGCCACGACAACGAACTCGAAGCTCCAACGAAAAAGTCGCGGCAACACagcgaaatttattttcgttacACGCGCGACATTTAGTTGTTTGTATTGCGAGACTAACCTCAGATAGAATTGCTGAACATTCGTCGAAAGACTGCGATCCACTGGAGGTGCTCGTTTCACGCACAATCGTCTTCTCTCTTCCGTGGACTGACGTCACTTGTGATATCATACGTTCGAATACGGCGATTACTCGACGTGCGGATGGTTTCCCCGTGTGGGTTAGCGCCTGCGCATGCGCAGGTGCTGGCGCGCACCGGTGTCGGCTGGGTTGCCGGGAAGCTGGCGCCGGTCCAATGGTTTTTAGAACTTTCGCTGGAGGACACGATTCGCTTTGAAATTTAGAGCTTGAGGGGGCGagtgaattttcaataaaaaaaaaccatttttcaggGCGATTcagtaatttgaaaattcaaaatttatcaaatttcataTGCCAGGATATTTGAGGATCTTCAAATCTAAAAGAGCGACTCGATTCGTTCgaggttttgaaaaaaaaaaatgattttatcgaTTATATACGAAGTTGACCTCTGACAGAACGACCTAATCGAAAAAACTCCGGATTAAGGGGAGGCCTGCACTAAGACCCCCGTTCTTAGGATAGCCAACTTTTCGGTGTAGTTTCGAGGATATTTCaggagtacaaaaacattttttcgatgtgggaaatactaatttgtacatggtttatgcgccaagtctgattgtcgaagtttctaagctgcgtacaatgcggagatcgtaattattgtctgaaacgaaaattccaaattttttatccattttcacatatttttcttccatatgaacttacaaaaacccgaaaatattggaaagttctatatttacagcacgttTAAGTAATACTCTTCTCTTTTAGgagggttttttttcaaactcgttaaaaatatataactttgcaattttttcgagtttttataggttcgtatggaaggaaaatatatgaaaaagaattaagagaatttttgttgagacaataattacgatctccacatcgTGCGCAGcagagaaacttcgacaatcagactttgagcacaaaccatgtacaaactagtatttctcacatgaaaaaaattttttaatactcttgaaatatccttgaaactatactgAAAAGTTCGCTTTGCTGaattatttccgtctatccaaaaacattccggaaaagaatagatttttttgattttttaaaagagaATCCTCAAAAGTTGATGGGAATAAAAAGGTTGAaaacacgaagaaaaataaattaagttcaatttttattcatcatcgatagcttaaaaataaataaaattgcgaaaat
This genomic window contains:
- the sing gene encoding protein singles bar; this translates as MVKNGGPVIRMASGGTHGAGGVECCFCRCCTCIHIEFLKTLPGVFKVCETIISGLIQSLLINYGLRYSATIGSAFEGSLTTSSACFLTSAILLGCYVVSEKSYRLIRASLFEMMFNALGCFLYLSSASYLAFSTKMFLWSQYYVTPGFDVYPAMCAAYMLSGVVGVVHGADAYLSWRHYKGSR
- the LOC122407875 gene encoding uncharacterized protein, translated to MSHSVTIRTATVTTNASPIFVNTTFLKTYSGILKVLELILGIVCVGIIGHDFDNEYRSYNVQNQFFFLITTTFMIATFLLLLSCMVSLSTESIISKTIYEVVYHAAAFGLLLAASLTLLIKVNNYRRSSYNYESLLGASICGLVNSAFYFISTIFALRSYRGL